The following coding sequences are from one uncultured Bacteroides sp. window:
- a CDS encoding DUF4290 domain-containing protein, with amino-acid sequence MQYNTQQKKMPLPEYGRSIQNMVDHALTLEDKAERQRCANTIINIMGNMFPHLRDVPDFKHKLWDHLAIMSDFNLDIDYPYVIIRKDNLVTKPDYVPYPQTKMRYRHYGHTLEILIKKAIEFPEGDEKRNLVALIANHMKKDFMAWNKDTVDEKKISDDLYELSKGQLQITEDLHRLMEARLSANRRPRQNNNQRRNYK; translated from the coding sequence ATGCAATATAATACTCAACAAAAAAAAATGCCTTTACCTGAATACGGTCGTAGTATTCAAAACATGGTAGATCATGCACTGACTTTGGAAGATAAAGCCGAACGTCAACGTTGTGCAAATACTATTATTAACATCATGGGCAATATGTTCCCACACCTGAGAGATGTGCCTGATTTTAAGCATAAATTGTGGGATCACTTAGCTATCATGTCCGATTTTAATTTGGATATTGATTATCCTTACGTTATTATTCGTAAAGATAATCTGGTGACAAAACCTGATTATGTGCCATATCCTCAAACCAAAATGCGTTATCGTCATTATGGTCATACATTGGAAATTCTCATAAAGAAAGCTATTGAGTTTCCTGAAGGTGATGAAAAAAGAAACTTGGTGGCACTGATTGCTAATCACATGAAGAAGGATTTTATGGCTTGGAATAAAGACACGGTGGACGAGAAAAAGATTTCTGATGATTTGTATGAATTGTCTAAAGGTCAACTTCAAATAACGGAAGACTTACATCGTTTGATGGAAGCCCGCCTGTCTGCTAACCGTCGCCCTAGACAGAATAACAATCAAAGAAGAAATTATAAATAA
- a CDS encoding M23 family metallopeptidase: MSGKKHKKVFWKNIKFKYKLTIINENTLEEVVGLRVSKLNGLFVLFAASLVIFVIAATIVTFTPLRNYLPGYMNSEVRNQIVQNALQMDSLQKILDRQKLYIMNIQDIFSGKVEVDTVHSLDSLTAMREDSLMKRTKREEDFRNEYENTEKYNLTTINTPSEANDLLFFRPTRGLISSHFDATTRHYGIDIAANPNESVLSVLDGTVILSTYTAETGYVIEVQHNQNFVSIYKHCASLLKKEGEQVKAGEALALVGNTGTLTTGPHLHFELWQKGRPVNPETYIVF; the protein is encoded by the coding sequence ATGTCTGGTAAAAAGCATAAAAAAGTCTTTTGGAAAAATATAAAGTTTAAGTACAAACTTACTATTATCAACGAAAATACGTTGGAAGAGGTAGTGGGTCTTCGTGTATCCAAACTGAATGGTCTTTTTGTCCTTTTTGCAGCCTCTTTGGTTATTTTTGTTATTGCTGCTACTATTGTTACATTTACTCCTTTGCGTAATTATCTACCCGGCTATATGAACAGTGAAGTCAGAAACCAAATCGTTCAGAATGCCTTGCAAATGGATTCTCTTCAAAAAATACTTGACAGACAAAAACTGTATATCATGAATATACAGGATATCTTTAGTGGAAAAGTGGAGGTCGACACGGTTCATTCTTTGGACTCGCTAACGGCTATGCGTGAAGATTCGCTGATGAAACGTACGAAGCGTGAGGAGGACTTTCGTAATGAATATGAAAATACAGAAAAATATAATCTTACCACTATTAATACGCCTTCTGAAGCCAATGATTTGTTGTTCTTCCGTCCTACAAGAGGATTGATTTCATCGCACTTTGATGCGACAACCAGACATTACGGAATTGATATAGCAGCCAATCCTAATGAAAGCGTATTGTCAGTGTTGGATGGAACAGTGATCTTGAGTACGTACACTGCTGAAACAGGTTACGTCATTGAGGTTCAACATAACCAGAACTTTGTATCAATATATAAACATTGTGCTTCTTTACTGAAAAAAGAAGGAGAACAAGTGAAAGCTGGAGAGGCGCTTGCTTTGGTGGGAAACACAGGCACGCTAACCACAGGACCTCATCTGCACTTTGAGTTGTGGCAGAAAGGACGCCCGGTGAATCCGGAAACATACATTGTTTTTTAA
- the rseP gene encoding RIP metalloprotease RseP: METFLIRALQLIMSLSLLVIIHEGGHFLFARLFKVRVEKFCLFFDPWFSLFKYKPKNSDTEYGVGWLPLGGYVKIAGMIDESMDTEQMKQPVKSWEFRAKPAYQRLLIMTGGVLFNFILALFIYSMILFTWGDSYVPVQKVALGMQFNETAKSIGFHDGDILWSADGKDFTRYDGDMLRQVANASEVTVLRGAEKVSIAIPEDIMQRLMADSVRFAYYRFPFVIDSVFASSPAQAAGILPGDSIIALNGRSVAYYDFMNEMDSLRKKSVTLSADSVNTHLITVGYVRGGVTNTVSVATDSLFKIGVKAQTNLDKLLPSVEVNYSFFESFPAGIALGVKTLKGYVGDMKYLFSKEGAKQLGGFGTIGSIFPATWNWHQFWYMTAFLSIILAFMNILPIPALDGGHVLFLLYEIVARRKPSDKFMEYAQMVGMFLLFGLLIWANFNDVLRFFFK, encoded by the coding sequence ATGGAAACATTTTTAATTCGTGCCTTACAGCTTATTATGAGTTTATCTCTGCTCGTTATTATCCATGAAGGTGGACACTTCCTTTTTGCTCGACTTTTTAAAGTGAGAGTGGAGAAATTCTGCTTATTCTTTGATCCATGGTTCTCTCTATTTAAATACAAACCTAAAAATAGTGATACAGAATATGGTGTTGGTTGGCTGCCTTTGGGAGGGTATGTAAAGATTGCTGGTATGATAGATGAATCGATGGATACGGAGCAAATGAAACAGCCTGTTAAGTCTTGGGAATTCAGAGCTAAACCAGCTTATCAACGTTTGTTGATTATGACCGGCGGGGTGCTGTTTAACTTCATCTTGGCCTTGTTTATATATTCCATGATCTTGTTTACTTGGGGAGACTCGTATGTACCTGTGCAGAAAGTAGCTTTGGGGATGCAGTTTAATGAGACGGCTAAATCCATAGGCTTTCATGATGGAGACATTCTTTGGTCTGCCGATGGTAAGGACTTTACTCGTTATGATGGAGATATGTTGCGCCAAGTGGCTAATGCTAGTGAAGTAACGGTGTTGCGCGGCGCAGAAAAAGTTTCTATTGCTATTCCTGAAGATATAATGCAACGCCTGATGGCTGATTCTGTGCGTTTTGCTTATTATCGTTTCCCTTTTGTTATTGACAGTGTTTTTGCTTCTTCTCCAGCGCAGGCTGCAGGCATTCTGCCTGGCGACAGTATTATAGCGTTGAATGGTCGCTCTGTAGCTTATTATGATTTTATGAATGAGATGGATTCACTTAGAAAGAAGTCGGTTACTTTGAGTGCCGATAGTGTAAACACTCATCTCATCACAGTAGGATATGTGCGTGGCGGAGTCACGAATACTGTATCTGTGGCTACGGATTCTCTCTTTAAAATAGGAGTTAAGGCACAGACGAATCTCGATAAACTGTTGCCTTCTGTGGAAGTGAATTATAGCTTTTTTGAATCTTTTCCCGCAGGTATCGCTTTAGGTGTAAAGACACTTAAAGGATATGTGGGAGATATGAAATATCTCTTCTCCAAAGAAGGAGCTAAGCAGTTAGGTGGTTTTGGTACGATCGGAAGCATTTTCCCTGCGACATGGAATTGGCATCAATTTTGGTATATGACAGCTTTCCTTTCAATCATCTTGGCATTTATGAACATTCTTCCTATTCCTGCTTTGGATGGTGGACATGTACTTTTCTTGCTGTATGAGATTGTGGCACGCCGTAAGCCAAGTGATAAGTTTATGGAATATGCTCAAATGGTGGGTATGTTCTTGCTATTCGGTTTGCTTATTTGGGCGAACTTTAACGACGTACTTCGTTTCTTTTTTAAATAA
- the fsa gene encoding fructose-6-phosphate aldolase has translation MKFFIDTANLDQIQEAHDLGVLDGVTTNPSLMAKEGVKGVENQYAHYVKICNIVQADVSAEVIATDYEGIIAEGNKLAALNPHIVVKVPCIGDGIKAIKYFSGRGIRTNCTLVFSVGQALLAAKAGATYVSPFVGRLDDIGEDGVALVAQIVEMFRYYEYKTQVLAASIRHTKHILDCVQVGADVATCPLSAIKGLLNHPLTDSGLQKFLEDYKKVNG, from the coding sequence ATGAAATTTTTTATTGATACTGCTAATTTAGATCAGATACAAGAAGCCCATGATTTGGGCGTGCTTGACGGAGTTACAACCAACCCTTCATTAATGGCTAAAGAAGGAGTTAAAGGGGTTGAAAATCAGTATGCTCACTATGTGAAGATATGCAACATTGTACAAGCGGATGTCAGTGCCGAAGTAATTGCCACTGACTATGAAGGTATTATTGCCGAAGGCAATAAGCTGGCTGCTCTTAATCCTCATATTGTTGTAAAAGTACCATGTATTGGTGATGGAATAAAAGCAATTAAATATTTCTCAGGCAGAGGGATACGCACCAATTGCACTTTAGTTTTTTCTGTGGGACAAGCTCTGCTTGCGGCTAAAGCAGGTGCTACTTATGTTTCTCCTTTTGTTGGTCGCTTAGACGATATTGGCGAAGACGGAGTTGCTTTGGTAGCACAGATTGTTGAGATGTTCCGCTATTATGAATATAAAACTCAGGTATTGGCGGCTTCTATCCGTCATACGAAGCATATTCTGGATTGCGTTCAGGTCGGTGCCGATGTGGCTACTTGTCCGCTGAGTGCCATTAAAGGGCTGTTGAATCATCCGTTGACAGACTCCGGATTGCAGAAATTTTTGGAAGATTATAAGAAAGTGAACGGATAA
- a CDS encoding 1-deoxy-D-xylulose-5-phosphate reductoisomerase: protein MIQEEKKKKQIAILGSTGSIGSQALQVVDEHPDLYEVYALTANNKVDSLIAQARKFNPEAVVIANEDKYEVLKEALVDLPIKVYAGADALCQIVESAPIDIVLSAMVGYAGLKPTIRAICAGKAIALANKETLVVAGELINSLAQQYRTPILPVDSEHSAIFQCLTGEVGNPIEKIILTASGGPFRTATLEELAVVKKEQALKHPNWEMGAKITIDSASMMNKGFEVIEAKWLFGVTPEQIEVLVHPQSVIHSMVQFEDGAVKAQLGVPDMRLPIQYAFSYPDRLYSSFERLDFSKCANLTFEQPDTTRFRNLALAYEAMNQGGNMPCIINAANEIVVSAFLHDEISFLGMSDVIERTMQRVSYVKSPLLEDYVASDSEARRIAREMI, encoded by the coding sequence ATGATTCAGGAAGAAAAAAAGAAAAAACAAATCGCGATATTAGGCTCTACAGGTTCTATTGGCTCACAAGCTTTGCAGGTGGTTGATGAACATCCTGATCTTTATGAAGTCTATGCTCTTACTGCAAATAATAAAGTAGACAGTCTTATTGCTCAAGCTCGTAAGTTTAATCCCGAAGCGGTGGTGATAGCTAACGAAGATAAATATGAGGTATTAAAGGAAGCGCTTGTTGATTTACCAATCAAAGTGTATGCGGGGGCAGACGCTCTTTGCCAAATAGTAGAGTCTGCACCTATCGATATTGTACTGAGTGCGATGGTGGGATATGCGGGACTAAAGCCTACCATTAGGGCGATTTGCGCAGGCAAAGCTATTGCCTTAGCTAATAAAGAAACTTTGGTGGTGGCGGGAGAGCTTATTAATAGCTTGGCTCAGCAATATAGAACGCCTATTCTGCCGGTCGACTCGGAGCATTCGGCTATTTTTCAATGCCTCACAGGAGAAGTTGGTAACCCGATAGAGAAGATAATACTAACAGCTTCGGGCGGTCCTTTTCGTACTGCTACATTGGAGGAATTAGCAGTGGTGAAGAAGGAACAGGCGTTGAAACACCCTAATTGGGAAATGGGAGCTAAAATAACGATTGATTCGGCTTCCATGATGAACAAAGGCTTTGAGGTTATCGAAGCGAAATGGCTGTTTGGAGTAACTCCCGAGCAAATAGAAGTGCTAGTGCATCCTCAATCTGTAATTCATTCTATGGTACAATTTGAAGATGGAGCAGTCAAGGCCCAATTGGGTGTTCCTGATATGCGTTTACCTATTCAATATGCTTTCTCGTATCCGGATCGTCTGTATTCTTCTTTTGAACGCTTGGACTTTTCTAAATGTGCTAATCTCACATTTGAACAACCGGATACTACTCGTTTTCGTAATCTGGCATTGGCTTATGAAGCGATGAATCAAGGAGGAAACATGCCATGCATCATCAATGCAGCCAATGAGATTGTTGTTTCAGCTTTCTTGCATGATGAAATAAGTTTTCTTGGAATGAGTGACGTTATTGAACGAACAATGCAGCGAGTGTCTTACGTTAAATCTCCTTTGTTAGAAGATTACGTGGCTAGCGATAGCGAAGCTAGGCGCATTGCTCGTGAAATGATTTGA
- a CDS encoding DMT family transporter, whose amino-acid sequence MQYFGEVLSIGVAVSWTATALFAEVASKRIGSLQLNVIRLLLSLLMLGATLWYFTGVPYPIYADGKTWFWLSFSGFVGYVLGDYCLFNAYVLIGARFGQLFMTLAPVAAAVSGWIILKEHLSLQVLIGMLITLSGIGMSILNRGTSHHIGLKLPLKGVLLGIGAAVGQGVGLVLSKVGMNYYESSIPADMESVTALLPFASTFIRAITGAAGFLIVMWLGKRFYTIPTAMRDGKGMKAALGATIFGPFIGVSVSLMAVQYTEAGIASTLMALTPIFILWPSHFLFKQKVTVKEVIGAVISVFGVSLFFI is encoded by the coding sequence ATGCAATATTTTGGTGAAGTACTTTCTATTGGGGTAGCCGTCTCTTGGACGGCTACTGCTCTTTTTGCTGAAGTAGCGAGTAAGCGAATTGGTTCATTGCAGCTGAATGTGATTCGTTTGCTGTTGTCTTTGCTTATGCTTGGTGCTACATTATGGTATTTCACAGGAGTTCCTTATCCTATTTATGCTGATGGTAAAACTTGGTTCTGGCTTTCGTTTTCTGGTTTTGTAGGTTATGTACTAGGGGATTATTGTCTGTTTAATGCTTATGTTTTGATAGGTGCCCGCTTTGGACAGCTTTTTATGACACTCGCTCCTGTCGCGGCGGCTGTTTCCGGATGGATCATTTTAAAAGAGCATCTCTCTCTTCAAGTGCTCATTGGTATGCTTATTACTCTTTCGGGTATTGGGATGTCGATATTGAATAGAGGCACTTCCCATCATATTGGTTTAAAACTACCTTTAAAAGGGGTACTTTTGGGTATTGGTGCGGCTGTGGGGCAGGGTGTAGGCTTGGTTTTAAGTAAAGTGGGGATGAATTACTACGAATCGTCTATTCCTGCGGATATGGAGAGCGTTACGGCTTTATTACCTTTTGCTTCTACCTTTATTCGTGCCATAACAGGAGCGGCGGGTTTTCTTATTGTCATGTGGCTTGGCAAACGTTTTTATACAATTCCCACGGCTATGCGCGATGGAAAAGGGATGAAGGCAGCTTTGGGAGCCACTATTTTTGGTCCTTTTATCGGAGTCTCTGTCTCTTTGATGGCCGTGCAGTATACAGAAGCAGGTATTGCTTCCACATTAATGGCACTTACTCCTATCTTTATTTTGTGGCCCTCTCATTTTCTTTTTAAGCAGAAAGTCACAGTAAAAGAGGTGATTGGAGCAGTTATAAGTGTTTTCGGGGTATCTTTATTTTTTATTTAG
- the rimM gene encoding ribosome maturation factor RimM (Essential for efficient processing of 16S rRNA), with protein sequence MIKEEEVYKIGLFNKPHGIQGELLFTFTDDVFDRTDCDYFVCSMDGILVPFFIESYRFRSDSTALIKLEGIYSAEAARKFTNVEVYFPTKYVNESATADELSWNYFVGFQMEDEHHGYLGKIIEVDASTANTLFILENDEEEELLIPAHEEFIKGIDKDQKIILVDLPEGLLNMDEMESEEDE encoded by the coding sequence ATGATAAAAGAGGAAGAAGTTTACAAGATAGGGCTATTTAATAAACCGCACGGTATCCAAGGAGAGTTATTGTTTACTTTCACTGACGATGTGTTCGATCGTACGGATTGTGACTATTTTGTTTGTTCAATGGATGGTATTTTAGTTCCTTTTTTCATAGAATCATATCGTTTTCGTTCCGATTCAACAGCATTGATTAAGCTAGAAGGAATCTATTCGGCGGAAGCTGCCCGCAAATTTACCAATGTAGAAGTTTACTTTCCCACTAAATATGTGAATGAGTCTGCCACAGCTGATGAACTTTCTTGGAACTATTTCGTTGGATTTCAAATGGAAGATGAGCATCATGGCTATTTGGGTAAAATCATAGAAGTAGATGCCTCTACTGCCAATACGCTGTTTATCTTAGAAAATGATGAAGAGGAAGAACTTCTTATTCCTGCTCATGAAGAATTTATCAAGGGTATTGATAAGGATCAAAAAATAATTTTAGTTGATCTGCCCGAAGGGTTGCTCAATATGGATGAGATGGAGAGTGAAGAGGATGAATAA
- the tsaB gene encoding tRNA (adenosine(37)-N6)-threonylcarbamoyltransferase complex dimerization subunit type 1 TsaB has translation MSCILHIETSTTVCSVAVSEDGQSIFVKEDFQGPSHAVSLGVFVDEALSFIDSHAIPLDAVAVSCGPGSYTGLRIGVSMAKGVCYGRNIPLIGIPTPEVLCVPVLLYHELPENALLCPMIDARRMEVYAAIYDRSLTLKRPISADVVTEESYLEYLEKYPVYFFGNGAAKCKEHIKHANAHFIEDIFPLAKMMFPLAEKAVAAQDYKDVAYFEPFYLKEFVATQPKKLL, from the coding sequence ATGTCGTGTATCTTACATATTGAGACTTCTACAACTGTTTGTTCGGTTGCTGTAAGCGAAGATGGACAAAGCATTTTTGTAAAAGAAGATTTTCAAGGTCCGTCGCATGCGGTTTCATTAGGCGTTTTTGTTGATGAAGCATTGTCATTTATTGACAGTCACGCCATTCCTTTGGATGCTGTGGCGGTGAGTTGCGGCCCTGGTTCTTATACTGGCTTACGCATTGGTGTTTCTATGGCTAAAGGTGTTTGTTATGGTCGAAATATTCCGTTAATCGGAATTCCTACACCCGAGGTTTTGTGTGTGCCGGTGTTGTTATATCACGAACTACCCGAAAACGCATTGTTATGTCCTATGATAGATGCTCGCCGAATGGAGGTTTATGCGGCGATATATGATCGCTCGCTGACACTAAAACGTCCTATCTCTGCCGATGTAGTAACCGAAGAATCTTATTTGGAATACTTGGAAAAGTATCCAGTCTATTTCTTTGGCAATGGTGCTGCTAAGTGTAAGGAACATATCAAGCATGCTAATGCACATTTCATAGAAGATATCTTTCCTTTGGCGAAGATGATGTTTCCACTTGCTGAAAAAGCGGTGGCTGCGCAAGATTATAAGGATGTTGCTTATTTTGAGCCTTTCTATCTCAAGGAATTTGTAGCTACTCAACCCAAAAAACTTTTGTAA
- the murA gene encoding UDP-N-acetylglucosamine 1-carboxyvinyltransferase, translating to MASFIIEGGHKLCGDIYPQGAKNEVLQIICATLLTAEEVTVHNIPDILDVNNLIQLMRDMGVVVAKQGINTYSFKAESVDLAYLESDEFLKKCSTLRGSVMLIGPMLARFGKAMISKPGGDKIGRRRLDTHFVGIQSLGADFSYNEKRGAYEISASHLKGTYMLLDEASVTGTANIVMTAVLAEGVTTIYNAACEPYLQQLCKMLNAMGAKITGIASNLLTIEGVKSLHGTDHRVLPDMIEVGSFIGMAAMTSSELCIKNVSYENLGIIPESFRRLGIKLEQRGDDIFIPAQDSYEIESFIDGSIMTIADAPWPGLTPDLLSVLLVVATQAKGSVLIHQKMFESRLFFVDKLIDMGAQIILCDPHRAVVIGHNHNFKLRGGNMISPDIRAGIALLIAAMSAEGTSRIHNIEQIDRGYQDIEGRLNAIGARITRI from the coding sequence ATGGCTTCATTTATAATTGAGGGGGGACATAAATTGTGCGGAGATATTTATCCGCAAGGTGCCAAAAACGAAGTCTTACAAATTATCTGTGCAACGTTGCTGACAGCGGAAGAGGTAACGGTTCATAACATTCCGGATATTCTGGATGTGAATAACCTTATTCAACTGATGCGTGATATGGGCGTTGTAGTGGCTAAACAAGGTATAAATACTTATAGCTTTAAAGCTGAGTCGGTTGACTTGGCTTATTTGGAAAGCGATGAATTCCTTAAAAAATGCTCTACTCTGCGTGGTTCGGTCATGTTGATCGGTCCCATGCTAGCTCGTTTTGGTAAAGCGATGATCTCTAAACCCGGTGGGGATAAGATTGGACGCCGCCGACTGGATACTCATTTTGTTGGGATACAGAGTTTGGGAGCGGATTTTTCTTATAATGAGAAGAGAGGGGCTTATGAAATTTCAGCTTCGCATCTGAAAGGCACTTATATGTTACTAGATGAGGCTTCTGTCACAGGTACGGCTAATATTGTAATGACGGCCGTTTTAGCCGAAGGTGTTACTACTATTTATAATGCTGCTTGCGAACCTTATCTACAACAACTCTGCAAAATGCTCAATGCGATGGGAGCTAAGATAACAGGAATTGCTTCTAATCTCCTTACCATAGAAGGGGTAAAAAGTCTGCATGGCACGGATCATAGGGTGTTGCCTGATATGATAGAAGTGGGTAGTTTCATTGGCATGGCTGCCATGACCAGCAGCGAACTTTGCATCAAGAATGTGTCTTATGAAAATTTGGGAATCATACCCGAAAGTTTCCGCCGTTTAGGTATTAAGCTTGAACAACGGGGAGACGATATTTTTATTCCTGCTCAGGATTCTTACGAGATAGAATCGTTTATCGATGGTTCCATCATGACTATAGCTGATGCACCGTGGCCCGGTTTGACGCCCGACTTGCTTAGTGTGTTGCTGGTTGTTGCTACTCAGGCTAAGGGAAGTGTGCTGATTCATCAAAAGATGTTTGAAAGTCGCCTGTTCTTTGTTGACAAGTTGATCGACATGGGAGCTCAGATTATCTTATGTGATCCTCATAGGGCGGTTGTAATTGGACATAATCACAATTTTAAGTTGCGTGGCGGAAACATGATTTCACCTGATATTCGTGCTGGTATCGCTCTATTGATTGCTGCGATGAGTGCCGAAGGTACCAGTCGCATTCATAATATAGAGCAGATAGATCGTGGGTATCAGGATATTGAAGGAAGACTTAATGCCATTGGCGCGCGAATTACTCGTATTTAA